CAAAAAGTTTGGCAATTAAATTTGGATAACGTTCAATTAAGTTTTCTAATTGAATATCTGCAAGAATATCTTGATGAATTTCAGAATTTATTAAAGATAAAGACAAACTTAATTTGTCTGAAGTATTATTTTGCTGCCAGTTATTTTCATTTGCTTCATTTTTTATTGATTTATTATTGTGTAAATATTCTTCTCTAGCTTGGACGGGCCAATTGTATTTAGGAGTTTCTTCTACCAAAATAGGGACAGGAGTTGCCGTAACAATTGTGTTATCAAAAATGCATGTGAATAAACCAGTAGAATTAACCTTCCCAATTTCAGCGTATGTAATATTAAATTTTTCTAACTCTGCTAGAACTGCAGAAACGTTATTAGGTTTAACAGCACAGAGCATTCTTTCTTGTGATTCACTTAATAATATTTCCCAAGCTTGCATATTGCTAGCTCGTTGTGGAACTTTATTTAAATCAATTGCAACACCACATCCTGATCTACCTGCCATTTCAACTGAGCTTGAAGTCAAACCAGCTGCTCCCATATCTTGCAAGCCAATTGTAAGTTTCTTTTCAATTAATGATAGAGTAGCTTCTAGTAAAACTTTTTCAGCAAAAGGATCACCAACTTGTACTGTTGGTTTTAATGTGTTGCCTGTAGAAGAGAACTCAGAACTGCTCATTGTTGCACCATGAACACCATCACGACCTGTAGCAGAACCAAAGTATATTAATACGTTTTCGGATTCAGGAAATAATAAATTTTGTAATTCACTATTTACTTTTTGATTTACTATTACATTCTCTGTATTTGCTACTTTACCTGTTGTTTCTTCAGAAAGAATTCCTTTAAAAATTTTATCTTTATGAATTAATCCAGCGTTAAAAGCATTTACCAATATATTTTTACTATATTTATTATGAAAACTGATATCACCTGTTACTGTAGGAACCCCAACCGAGTTTCCATAGTCACCAATTCCTCTTACAGTATCGCGAATTAATTTTGCATTCCATGTTCCTTCACCAAAACGCAAACAATTTAAACTTGCGATTGGATATGCGCCCATACAAAACACATCACGCAAAATACCGCCTACACCTGTTGCAGCACCTTGGTAAGGTTCTAGGTAACTAGGGTGATTATGAGATTCCATTTTAAAAGCAATCCCATAATTTTTGTTTATTGCTATTACACCTGCATTTTCACCAGGTCCCTGGATAACCCATGGCTCTTCTGTATGAAATCTTTTCAAGTGAACTCTTGAGGATTTATAAGAGCAATGTTCGCTCCAAAGAGCACCACAAACTGCTAATTCTTCATGACTAGGTATTCTATTTAATTTGGTGCAGAAATTTATTAACTCTTCTTTATTTAAACCAAATTGCTGTGCTTGATTGATAAATTCAGCTGTTAGGAGGTTTGAATCAAACATAATTTTCTCCTTGAGTCAGTTGTTCTACAAACAAAGCAAGTGGACTTCCTTGCTTTATAGCTATATTTTTTGTTTGTGAAATTCCTAAAAGAAAAATTAAGCCTTCATTTCCACCTAAAATCTCTTCAGAAGCACGCTCAGGATGTGGCATCATACCAAAAATGGTACCACTTTCATTTGTTAATCCTGCGATTGATTTATAACTTCCATTTTCATTAAAGTTATAATAAACAACTGCATTTTTCTCAGCTAAATTTTTATCTTTTTCAGCAGATGGTGGCAACCAGTTACCCATACCACATGACATAGGTATGAAAATTTCTTTGCCAAAAATTCTGTTCACATTTTCTAAAGCTTGTCCTCTAAACTTAGGAATCCAAAGTGACTTTTTTGCTTGATTTGATTCATCTAAGAAACAGGTATCTATTCTTATTGAAACAGGAAAATGATGATGTTGGCGCGTAATATTTTTAATCAACGCACCTGGTAAAAGGCCACTTTCGCATAAAATTTGAAAGCCATTGCAAATTCCTAGAATAGGAATATTTTCCAAAGCTTTTTCTTTTACAAAAGCCATTTCTTTTGTTCTGGCTGCTAAAGCACCTGCACGCAAATAATCGCCAAAACTAAAACCACCAGGAATAAAAATAAAATCAATATCATCTTTTTTTAAATGACTATGTCTTTCTAAATCTAGATATTCAGCATTAGTTTCTAAATTATTTGCAATCCATAATAAGGATTCTTTTTCACAGTTTGTACCTGGGAAAACTGGTACTAAAGTTTTTTTCTTCATTGGACAACCTCAATCTTATACTGCTCAATCACAGGGTTGTATAAAACTTCTTGCGTATATGAGTTAATATTTTCTGGAGAAGAGTGACCAGGAAGACGAACAAAAAATGATTTCTGTTGGCGCATATCGAGCACGTCTGTTCCAGAAGACCTCATATCGTTTGCAATTGTTTTAGCCTCTGTGTCAAGAACATCTGGGAGGAGTTCTACAGTTACTTTAATAACTTTTTGTAATGCTGGGATTTTCATGTCATTTGATAAATTATTTTTGCGTGCGAATTCTTCAGGTGTAATACCAAAAACGCGTTTAAAAGTAACAGGAACTGTTATTAAATATCTTTCTGTATCAAATAGGGTACTTAAAGTATTATTGCCAACAATTTCAGTCACTTTTTTATTTTGCAGGAGATCGTGTAAAAATTGTTTTTGTTCAACACCAACAGTAGAAACTTTAGCAGAAATATTTAAAGCTATTGCTTGAACAAATTCGTATGCTTCAGTTCTGTTCATTCCACTAGAGACCAAAGCAGTTAAAACACTTTGGCTTGCCCATAATCCACCAGATTTCCATAAATTAGCTAACATAGCTTCAGGTCGAATTTGCATTCCTTCAATTAAAGATGCACAACGTGCAAGCATAAAGTCAGCTGTAACAAAAATATCTGGCAAGGCAATTCGCTCAACACTACTGTGAGAAATATCTCTTTCATGCCATAATGCAACATTTTCAGAGAGCATTCCTACATAACCCCGAATAGATCTTGCTAATCCGCATAAATTTTCAGCTAATATTGGATTTTTCTTATGTGGCATTGCAGAGCTTCCTTTTTGCTTTTTGCCAAAGGGCTCCAATACCTCACCAAGTTCCGTTCTAGCCCAGTGGCGCATATTTACTGCAAAGCGCTCAACTGCATTTGTGGCAGATAAAATAGCATTAGCTACTGTAACAATTCTGTCCCTTGGGATAACCTGGGTAGCAACGTATTCTGGTTCTAAATTTAATTTTGTTAATACTGCTGCCTCAAATTTAGGAGACATTTGGGAATATGTACCTACAGCTCCGGAAAGTTTCCCAAAGGACATAATTTTTTGAGCTTGTAAAATTTCTAAATGGGCTCTTTGAAATTCAGCAAAATGGCTACTTAGCACCTGACCAAAACTCATAGGTTCTGCATGAATACCGTGTGTTCTACCAATACAAACTGTTTTAGAATGTTCAAATGATTTAGCAGCTAAATTTTCTCTGATTTTTTGGATAGTTTTTGTAAGGATTGAAAGTGAAGAACGGATGCGAAGGGAAAGGCTGGTATCTAAGACGTCGGAGCTAGTTAAACCTTTATGTAAAAAGTGACCTTTGTCACCCATAGCGTCTCCGACTTCTGCTACAAAGGCAATGACATCGTGACCCGTTTCTTGCTCTCGCTTTAGAAAGTCATCTGGACTTTTGTTTCTTAAAGCCTTTTCAAAGATAGAAATGACTTCTTGGGGCGCCTCTCCAGAATCAATCAAAGTAGATAAATGTGCTTTTTCTACTTCTGCCCATGAGGCATACTTGGCATCTTCTGTCCATAAAGCTTTCATTTCGGGGCGAGAATAACGTTCAATCATGATACAAACCTCCGGATATTTATGTTTGTTTACACGGTCAGTTTCTCATAGATAAAAATATTTCAATGTACAAGCTTTAAAATTAAAAAGAGAAAAAAAATAAAAAAAATAAAATAGTTACCAACTTAAGCCAACATCAAGAAAAAGCATTAAAATAAATCCAAAGATAAATCCTGTTGTCGCTTTGGCACTGTTTATTTCTTCTTTATGGAGTTCAGGAATCATTTCTCCACAGATGACATAAAGCATGGCACCAGCACAAAAAGCTAAACTAGCTGGCAATAAAGCTGTAGATAAAGAGGTTGTGATACAACCAATTAATGCACCTAATGATTCGGCAAGGCCGGAAAGAAGGGTAGCAGTAATAGCATATTTATTAGAATATCCATAAGCTTTTAAGGATAATGCAACAACAAGACCTTCTGGAAGATCTTGTAAAGCTATTCCTACAATTATTGGTAAAGCTATTTTTAATTCTCCACTCCCAAGACCGACTCCAACGGCCATCCCTTCAGGGAAATTATGGATTGTTATTGCTAGTACAAATAACCAAATACGTTTTAAAGACTTTATGTCTTTTCCTTCTTTACCTTTTAAAAAATGTTCATGGGGTATTTTTTCATTTAAGTAACTGATAAAAAAACTACCAATTAAAATGAATAAAGAAATATACCCAGCTACTATTATTTTGTTATTAAATTTTATTTCAGTAAGATTAATAGCTGGATTTATAAGAGAAAAACAAACGGCACCTAACATTACTCCAGCACTAACTCCCATTAAAATATTTCGAATTTTTAAAGAAATATTTTTGGAAAAGAAGATGGGTAATGCTCCAATACAGGAAGCTAAAAAGGTAACGGAGGTGCCGATAATGATGACATAAATAAAATGTGCTTTATCTATCACTTTATTGAACCACCTTTTTGCTTTTTATAAGCAACTTAGACCTTTAGTAACTGCTGCAAACTTCATAGTTGCATGAATTTTTTGCGCAGGAACAGATAATTCTAACAAAGCTTTTTCATGCGCAATAACACATTTTTCACAGCTATTAAGAATACTAACAGCAATTGATAAAAGCTCAAAGGTTTCTTTCGGCATATTTGGATTCATCAAACTTTGCATTCTTAAATTTGGTGCACCATAATTTATATTGTTACTCTGAGGATTTTTTTCACTAAAAAATTTAAACTTATAATATGTATTTAGCATTCCCATTATAGCAGGGATCTGTTTAGCTTCATTTATAGAAGAATGAGCTATTTTGCTTAAATTAGCAACTTCTAATACAGAGTGATAGAGTTCTTGAAAGTCTAATGTTTTGCTAATACAAATAAGTAAAAGTAACTTTTCTTCTGTGTTTAAATCTTCGGTTGATAAAAGTTTAGTAAAATTTAATTTTAAATCCTTTGGGATTGTCCCTTCTAAATTTTCAGTATATTTATCAATAAATGTATTTAAATATTCTAAATTTTCCATCATTTTAACTTTCTTTTTTTTTAATTTTATGATTAACTTAACTTAATAGTGTCTTGACCTTTTTCCCAATTGCATGGACAGAGTTCATCTGTTTGTAAAGCATCTAAAGTACGTAGGACTTCATTTACATTTCTTCCAACAGATAAATCATTGACGCTTACCCATCTAATGATTCCAGTAGGATCAACGATATAAGTTGCTCTTAAAGGAACTTTTTCACTTGGATGAAGTACTCCTAAAGCTTCACTAAGTTCTTTTTTATTATCAGCAAGCATTGGAAATTGAAGATTTATTAAATCTGGATGATGTTGACGCCATGCTAAATGCACAAATTGGCTATCAGTGCTAACTCCATAAAGCTGCGCATCTCTATCCAAGAATTTTTTATTTGCTTGGTTAAATTCAGCAATTTCTGTTGGACAAACAAAAGTAAAATCCATAGGCCAAAAGAAAAAAACAGACCACTTTCCAAGCGTTGAAGCTAAATTGATAGTGTTGAATTCTTTACCTTTTTCAAGCGAAACAACTGCAGAAACGCTAAAGTCGGGGAATCTTTGTGCAATACTTAGTAAACGAGACATAAAGTACTCCTTAAAATAGAATAAAATTAACAAATAACAAATTTAGAATAATTCTAATATTATATTTTGTCAAATTTATCTACTAGGAATTTTGCCAAAAAAAAAGCCATAGAATTTTCTATGGCTGTTAAATCACTTAAAGAAAACAAAAGTTAAAGAATTAGTTATTTTCTAAGTTCTTTTTAAAGAAAGATTTAGCAGAAGCAAGATTTTTCTTATCACGCATACAAATGCTTAAAGTAGAATCTTGGCGATCGCATGCACGATACATGTATTTCCAATCTCCATTGCATTTTACATATGATTCTTCAACTTCATAGCTTGGAATACGTTTACGTGATTTTTTATCAACATTATCACCAAATTTTTGAACCCATTCATAGACAGTTTTATGTGATACTTCAACGCCATGTGCTAGCATTTTTTCGGAAACGGAACGAAATGTCATATTTTGTTGAAAATAAAGCTGAACAGCAGTTTCAATCACTGCCCAAGGGTAACGATGTTGTTTATCAATTCTTTCTTTGCTTGCCATTAGTAGTAGCTCCCATTCAAAAAACTAAACGAATAAATGTATACGGACCTTAATCAAAAAGTAACGTAACAATGCCTTTTTGATATCTCAAGTGTTTTTTATAGGCAAGCTTTATTTATATTATTTGTCTTTTAAAGGGATAAATAGTTAAGATATAATCAGATTATTTGAGACTGTATTAATATCTAGGATTTGAGCAAATTTTGCACTCAACCCAATCCAGCGTTCTAAAGCAGGTTTTACCATACCAACTAATACATAACATGCTTCTTTTGGACTATCATGCACAGCTAATAATGTAGCATCTTCTACATGATTGGCAATGAGATCTAATTCTTTTAGACAATCTTTAGCTTCTTCTTCAATATTGTGAGGATCTTTATTTAATAGATAGATAGGTCTGGCACCCAAAGAAAGAAATAGATTACAATCATTTAAAAGAGTTTCTAAGCTTTTTTCATAATTTTTTCCAGCTTCCCACAGTCTTACAGCAACTACTTTTAGATCAAATATTAGAAGACCTGCCATATCAAGAGCTACTTGCAAACTTTCATAAGAAAGCTGCTCTGGGGAATCTATTTTTACTTCCACGGTATCTTCTGTCTCTAATTTCAAGCGATGATATTCTGGGTT
This is a stretch of genomic DNA from Pigmentibacter ruber. It encodes these proteins:
- a CDS encoding AIR synthase related protein gives rise to the protein MFDSNLLTAEFINQAQQFGLNKEELINFCTKLNRIPSHEELAVCGALWSEHCSYKSSRVHLKRFHTEEPWVIQGPGENAGVIAINKNYGIAFKMESHNHPSYLEPYQGAATGVGGILRDVFCMGAYPIASLNCLRFGEGTWNAKLIRDTVRGIGDYGNSVGVPTVTGDISFHNKYSKNILVNAFNAGLIHKDKIFKGILSEETTGKVANTENVIVNQKVNSELQNLLFPESENVLIYFGSATGRDGVHGATMSSSEFSSTGNTLKPTVQVGDPFAEKVLLEATLSLIEKKLTIGLQDMGAAGLTSSSVEMAGRSGCGVAIDLNKVPQRASNMQAWEILLSESQERMLCAVKPNNVSAVLAELEKFNITYAEIGKVNSTGLFTCIFDNTIVTATPVPILVEETPKYNWPVQAREEYLHNNKSIKNEANENNWQQNNTSDKLSLSLSLINSEIHQDILADIQLENLIERYPNLIAKLFAHPMNANRSPVFHNYCSTVQGNTVAACGSLQTASAGVVRLPEYAQEFDANGKMTTTGIAIAGGCEERWVELDPYQGSALTALKIARKLVATGAVPLAMTDCLNFGSPKSPDVMRQFSDAIDGINLIAKEMHIPIVSGNVSLNNQTEGKPIPPTPMLGMVGRVDDVSKVPLDRLPLKYFSKSKEKSIILYHISLSNSVENSSYLASQTAWILGGENSDCPKVNLSNEKVIWNFILKTIQNKSPIISKPIGHGGILGSLISIGLNSNCLIELEKTIWKKSAKELFAEGNMGFILGFNSEENFETVLNSSIYPDLVISKIGELKGLDSKISMPLYDHNLVYSDFSSSLKKYFDTLSCADKETK
- a CDS encoding phosphoribosylformylglycinamidine synthase subunit PurQ, whose amino-acid sequence is MKKKTLVPVFPGTNCEKESLLWIANNLETNAEYLDLERHSHLKKDDIDFIFIPGGFSFGDYLRAGALAARTKEMAFVKEKALENIPILGICNGFQILCESGLLPGALIKNITRQHHHFPVSIRIDTCFLDESNQAKKSLWIPKFRGQALENVNRIFGKEIFIPMSCGMGNWLPPSAEKDKNLAEKNAVVYYNFNENGSYKSIAGLTNESGTIFGMMPHPERASEEILGGNEGLIFLLGISQTKNIAIKQGSPLALFVEQLTQGENYV
- the purB gene encoding adenylosuccinate lyase, producing MIERYSRPEMKALWTEDAKYASWAEVEKAHLSTLIDSGEAPQEVISIFEKALRNKSPDDFLKREQETGHDVIAFVAEVGDAMGDKGHFLHKGLTSSDVLDTSLSLRIRSSLSILTKTIQKIRENLAAKSFEHSKTVCIGRTHGIHAEPMSFGQVLSSHFAEFQRAHLEILQAQKIMSFGKLSGAVGTYSQMSPKFEAAVLTKLNLEPEYVATQVIPRDRIVTVANAILSATNAVERFAVNMRHWARTELGEVLEPFGKKQKGSSAMPHKKNPILAENLCGLARSIRGYVGMLSENVALWHERDISHSSVERIALPDIFVTADFMLARCASLIEGMQIRPEAMLANLWKSGGLWASQSVLTALVSSGMNRTEAYEFVQAIALNISAKVSTVGVEQKQFLHDLLQNKKVTEIVGNNTLSTLFDTERYLITVPVTFKRVFGITPEEFARKNNLSNDMKIPALQKVIKVTVELLPDVLDTEAKTIANDMRSSGTDVLDMRQQKSFFVRLPGHSSPENINSYTQEVLYNPVIEQYKIEVVQ
- a CDS encoding ZIP family metal transporter: MIDKAHFIYVIIIGTSVTFLASCIGALPIFFSKNISLKIRNILMGVSAGVMLGAVCFSLINPAINLTEIKFNNKIIVAGYISLFILIGSFFISYLNEKIPHEHFLKGKEGKDIKSLKRIWLFVLAITIHNFPEGMAVGVGLGSGELKIALPIIVGIALQDLPEGLVVALSLKAYGYSNKYAITATLLSGLAESLGALIGCITTSLSTALLPASLAFCAGAMLYVICGEMIPELHKEEINSAKATTGFIFGFILMLFLDVGLSW
- a CDS encoding carboxymuconolactone decarboxylase family protein, coding for MMENLEYLNTFIDKYTENLEGTIPKDLKLNFTKLLSTEDLNTEEKLLLLICISKTLDFQELYHSVLEVANLSKIAHSSINEAKQIPAIMGMLNTYYKFKFFSEKNPQSNNINYGAPNLRMQSLMNPNMPKETFELLSIAVSILNSCEKCVIAHEKALLELSVPAQKIHATMKFAAVTKGLSCL
- a CDS encoding peroxiredoxin; protein product: MSRLLSIAQRFPDFSVSAVVSLEKGKEFNTINLASTLGKWSVFFFWPMDFTFVCPTEIAEFNQANKKFLDRDAQLYGVSTDSQFVHLAWRQHHPDLINLQFPMLADNKKELSEALGVLHPSEKVPLRATYIVDPTGIIRWVSVNDLSVGRNVNEVLRTLDALQTDELCPCNWEKGQDTIKLS
- a CDS encoding DDE-type integrase/transposase/recombinase; this encodes MASKERIDKQHRYPWAVIETAVQLYFQQNMTFRSVSEKMLAHGVEVSHKTVYEWVQKFGDNVDKKSRKRIPSYEVEESYVKCNGDWKYMYRACDRQDSTLSICMRDKKNLASAKSFFKKNLENN